The Belonocnema kinseyi isolate 2016_QV_RU_SX_M_011 chromosome 1, B_treatae_v1, whole genome shotgun sequence genomic interval GACGCAATAGCTTGCTACATAAAAATCGTACACGTCAATGTCCACATTGCAAGTCATCATTACTTATTATTGCGCCTTCTCAGACGTGGAATCAGCGTTCGCAGTGCATCACGAATCCACAAAACTTCGCCTGGGGTAAAATTTTCTCGAAGCCTGGTCTCTATAACCGAATTTCTACCATCTACCGGAATGCTTCGATTCACTACAACTAAGGCAACATTATGTGGTGCAAGAGGTAGATTTGGAATACCCAGACAAATTTCAATGTGTCGCACTTCGCGGCGCTCGTAATCTTGACGGGTTGGCGAATAATAGGTAACACTTGCACGTGACAGAGGCGTATTATGAACATAGCTGGCTTTCGTTGCTATAATATTAGCATGAACCACAATCCCAAGACCAACTCTGACACCATTGATCCTGATGCTCACTGCAGAGGGTGTCTCTAAAAACTGCTGCAGAGGTACTCTGATTATTGGTTGGACAACTGGTTGATGATGTTGATGTGATGTGAATAATTCTGAATGCGCCAGTCGAGTGGATCGCTTTTGACGAGTGAGAAGATCCGATGATGCTGCAAGAATAATgaaaatcacatttaaaaaaaagtcgatttttctaacagaattgaaccaaaatctttttaaacgagTTATGTAACAAGAGAAAGAAGAGGTTGCTGATGATCTTGAAAGTTCGGTTCTTGATCAACTCTACAAATTCATTTTCAGTTTTGTTGAGTTGATCCTCCAGTTTCTCTGAGAAGGATGATGCAATAGACACGAAATTTAATTACCGTAATTGGAAcgttttcagaaagatttttggatataaaaaacGGAAGACATTTTTGAAACGTTCCAGAAACCGTTCTAGCTTAGGGTAAATAATATTCTGAAAAGATTTCTTGTTCCAGATACGTCCTGGAAACTTCTCTGGAACATTTTATGTTTAAGGGACGTTATTTGGATTAAGGCCTGTTTTCAATCAAACTTTTCAAGCCTCTATACGATATAATTGTTGaacaaaagtttataacaaaaattaagttttttcactttcaatttttatccTTTTGGCGACAGAGATGATGTTTTActta includes:
- the LOC117174624 gene encoding uncharacterized protein LOC117174624 — its product is MSKQPVSRLLIVCGILSQGIVALSVENFASSDLLTRQKRSTRLAHSELFTSHQHHQPVVQPIIRVPLQQFLETPSAVSIRINGVRVGLGIVVHANIIATKASYVHNTPLSRASVTYYSPTRQDYERREVRHIEICLGIPNLPLAPHNVALVVVNRSIPVDGRNSVIETRLRENFTPGEVLWIRDALRTLIPRLRRRNNK